One part of the Leucobacter triazinivorans genome encodes these proteins:
- a CDS encoding YhgE/Pip domain-containing protein has translation MSLFTRSTELARFRRGTMPKIALAVLLVIPLIYGALYLWAFWAPTDNMDKLPVAIVNLDAPAETPEGDTLAAGDEVVEQLEVRRELDWRQLDAAEAARSVADGEVYFSVTIPRDFSSTLAGLQEDPKAGEIAVVYNDNNSFLASTLGKQAMVQLRDAVGETATRTAADQVLVGIERLSDGTRDAAEAAGTLDAGASAVADGSSALSTGLGELADGTSRLVAQAPELTSGTSRLADGLDEARSGSARLAEGSGALAAGAGEAATKSGELRDGLGLLDDGAARVSNGTATVADGTRGVADGAAGLGTGAGELAAGMSTLSEGLGHLADGAAATSAGAADLSAGSETLGDGAAQVSAGIASIAQMAAAHPEMTLAQLDAALQAQGTSIQGVSDGAAEVSSGASTLRDGAATLADGAATLESSTRTASESAAQLVDGADRIAGALGDLSSSAEELATGASQVSAGAGMLHEQTGSAHAGSGRLAEGAASLSAGARSVADGSGTLAGGVATAADGADRLAAGAGDLVAGAARLDDGAQRASEKSGELAAGAGEVSDGAGAFAERLAEGADEAPAFAPGQRVGIAETLAAPVQLAETTENGVQGFGEGFAPFFIALASFVGALITWLILRPLPRRPLASNASGLRSVLTGFRPAALIGVGQVVIMMLVLVFGIGMRPAHWMGMAAFMLLVTLAFLALQQMFIVLLGTATGRVVSLVLLMLMLSSSGGTYPVETTPGFFQALHPFMPASYVVDGLRQLIGGGLDGRFWISLAVMLAVLLGSLAISAVAARRQKVWTIPRLHPELAI, from the coding sequence ATGTCGCTCTTCACACGCAGCACCGAGCTCGCGCGCTTCCGTCGGGGCACGATGCCCAAGATCGCCCTCGCCGTGCTGCTCGTCATCCCGCTCATCTACGGCGCACTCTATCTATGGGCGTTCTGGGCCCCGACGGACAACATGGACAAGCTTCCCGTCGCCATCGTCAACCTCGATGCGCCGGCCGAGACGCCCGAGGGCGACACGCTCGCCGCCGGGGACGAGGTGGTCGAGCAGCTCGAGGTGAGGCGCGAGCTCGACTGGCGACAGCTCGATGCCGCCGAGGCCGCGCGGTCGGTCGCCGACGGCGAGGTCTACTTCTCGGTCACGATCCCGCGCGACTTCTCGAGCACGCTCGCCGGCCTGCAGGAGGACCCGAAGGCCGGCGAGATCGCGGTCGTCTACAACGACAACAACTCCTTCCTCGCGTCGACGCTCGGGAAGCAGGCGATGGTGCAACTGCGCGACGCGGTGGGCGAGACGGCGACGCGCACGGCCGCCGATCAGGTGCTGGTCGGCATCGAACGCTTGAGCGACGGCACGCGCGACGCGGCCGAGGCGGCCGGCACGCTCGATGCGGGCGCCTCGGCCGTGGCCGACGGGAGCTCCGCGCTGAGCACGGGCCTCGGCGAGCTCGCCGACGGCACCTCTCGGCTGGTGGCGCAGGCGCCAGAGCTCACGAGCGGCACGAGCCGGCTCGCCGACGGGCTCGACGAGGCTCGCTCGGGCAGCGCCCGGCTCGCCGAGGGGAGCGGCGCGCTCGCCGCCGGTGCCGGAGAGGCCGCGACGAAGTCGGGAGAACTGCGCGACGGTCTCGGTCTGCTGGACGACGGTGCGGCGCGAGTCTCGAACGGCACCGCGACCGTGGCCGACGGCACCCGCGGGGTCGCCGACGGCGCAGCCGGCCTCGGGACCGGTGCGGGCGAGCTCGCCGCCGGGATGTCGACGCTCTCGGAGGGCCTCGGGCATCTCGCGGACGGCGCTGCCGCCACCAGCGCGGGTGCCGCAGACCTCTCAGCGGGGTCGGAGACGCTCGGCGACGGCGCGGCGCAGGTCTCGGCCGGGATCGCGAGCATCGCGCAGATGGCGGCCGCGCACCCCGAGATGACGCTCGCTCAGCTCGATGCCGCGCTGCAGGCCCAGGGCACCTCGATCCAGGGCGTCTCCGACGGGGCGGCCGAGGTGAGTTCCGGCGCCTCGACGCTGCGCGACGGTGCGGCGACGCTCGCCGACGGCGCGGCGACGCTCGAGTCCTCGACCCGGACGGCCTCCGAGAGCGCCGCGCAGCTCGTGGACGGGGCCGACCGGATCGCGGGAGCTCTCGGGGACCTCAGCAGCAGCGCGGAGGAGCTCGCGACGGGGGCGTCGCAGGTGTCGGCGGGAGCCGGCATGCTCCACGAGCAGACCGGATCCGCGCACGCGGGCAGCGGCAGGCTCGCGGAGGGAGCCGCCTCGCTCTCCGCCGGCGCGCGGAGCGTGGCCGACGGGAGCGGCACGCTCGCGGGCGGCGTCGCCACGGCGGCCGACGGTGCGGATCGGCTCGCGGCAGGTGCCGGTGATCTCGTCGCGGGCGCGGCCCGACTCGACGACGGCGCGCAGCGGGCGAGCGAGAAGTCGGGCGAGCTCGCGGCGGGCGCCGGCGAGGTGAGCGACGGGGCCGGCGCCTTCGCCGAGCGACTCGCCGAGGGTGCGGACGAGGCGCCCGCGTTCGCGCCCGGTCAGCGCGTCGGGATCGCCGAGACCCTGGCCGCCCCGGTGCAACTCGCCGAGACCACCGAGAACGGGGTGCAGGGGTTCGGCGAGGGCTTCGCCCCCTTCTTCATCGCGCTCGCCTCGTTCGTCGGGGCGCTCATCACCTGGCTGATCCTGCGCCCGCTACCGCGTCGGCCGCTCGCCTCGAACGCCTCGGGGCTGCGCTCGGTGCTCACCGGGTTCCGGCCGGCCGCACTCATCGGCGTGGGGCAGGTGGTCATCATGATGCTCGTGCTGGTGTTCGGGATCGGCATGCGGCCCGCGCACTGGATGGGCATGGCGGCGTTCATGCTGCTCGTCACCCTCGCGTTCCTGGCGCTGCAGCAGATGTTCATCGTGCTGCTCGGCACCGCGACCGGCCGTGTGGTGAGCCTCGTGCTGCTCATGCTCATGCTGTCCTCGTCGGGCGGCACCTACCCGGTCGAGACCACCCCCGGGTTCTTCCAGGCGCTGCACCCCTTCATGCCCGCCTCGTACGTGGTGGACGGCCTGCGGCAGCTGATCGGAGGCGGCCTCGACGGGCGGTTCTGGATCTCGCTCGCGGTGATGCTGGCGGTGCTGCTCGGTTCGCTCGCGATCAGCGCGGTGGCCGCTCGGCGCCAGAAGGTGTGGACGATCCCGCGGCTGCACCCCGAGCTCGCGATCTGA
- a CDS encoding pyridoxal phosphate-dependent aminotransferase, producing the protein MTNISRLSKKIAAIAESATLKVDAKAKALQAEGRPVISYAAGEPDFSTPEHIVAAARDALDDPKNFRYTAATGLPELREAIAAKTARDSGWAIPAAQVIVTNGGKQAVYQSFQVLLDPGDEVIVPSPFWTTYPEAIQLADGVPVEVFAGSDHGYKVTVEQLEAARTERTKVLLFVSPSNPTGAVYSPEETRAIGEWAEANGLWVVADEIYQNLVYDGVRAVSIVEAVPALQDRTILVNGVAKTYAMTGWRLGWMAGPADVIKGAANLQSHLCSNVNNIAQRAAIAALNGPQEPIEEMRLAFDRRRKLIVEELNRVPGFVCPTPEGAFYAYVDVAGALGKTYRGVTPATSLELADLILSEAEVAAVPGEAFGPSGYLRFSYALGDDALIEGVRRIQALLSE; encoded by the coding sequence GTGACCAACATCTCCCGTCTTTCGAAGAAGATCGCCGCTATCGCCGAGTCCGCGACGCTCAAGGTCGACGCGAAGGCCAAGGCACTCCAGGCCGAGGGCCGTCCCGTGATCAGCTACGCCGCGGGCGAGCCCGATTTCTCCACGCCCGAGCACATCGTCGCCGCGGCGCGCGATGCGCTCGACGATCCCAAGAACTTCCGGTACACCGCCGCGACCGGCCTGCCCGAGCTGCGCGAGGCCATCGCCGCGAAGACGGCGCGCGATTCGGGCTGGGCCATTCCGGCCGCTCAGGTGATCGTGACCAACGGCGGCAAGCAGGCCGTCTACCAGTCCTTCCAGGTGCTGCTGGATCCGGGCGACGAGGTGATCGTGCCCTCTCCCTTCTGGACCACCTATCCCGAGGCGATCCAGCTCGCCGACGGCGTGCCCGTCGAGGTGTTCGCCGGGTCCGACCACGGATACAAGGTGACGGTCGAGCAGCTCGAAGCGGCCCGCACCGAGCGCACGAAGGTGCTGCTCTTCGTGTCGCCGTCCAACCCGACGGGCGCGGTGTACTCCCCCGAGGAGACACGCGCGATCGGCGAGTGGGCCGAGGCCAACGGCCTCTGGGTCGTCGCCGACGAGATCTACCAGAATCTCGTCTACGACGGTGTGCGGGCGGTGTCGATCGTCGAGGCCGTGCCGGCGCTGCAGGATCGCACGATCCTCGTCAACGGGGTCGCGAAGACCTACGCGATGACGGGATGGCGCCTGGGCTGGATGGCCGGTCCGGCCGACGTGATCAAGGGCGCGGCGAACCTGCAGTCGCACCTCTGCTCGAACGTCAACAACATCGCGCAGCGCGCGGCGATCGCGGCGCTGAACGGCCCGCAGGAGCCGATCGAGGAGATGCGGCTGGCCTTCGACCGCCGCCGCAAGCTGATCGTGGAGGAGCTGAACCGAGTTCCCGGCTTCGTCTGCCCCACCCCCGAGGGCGCCTTCTACGCCTACGTCGACGTCGCGGGCGCGCTCGGCAAGACCTACCGCGGGGTCACCCCCGCCACCTCGCTCGAACTGGCCGACCTCATCCTCTCCGAGGCCGAGGTCGCCGCGGTTCCCGGCGAGGCCTTCGGCCCCTCCGGCTACCTGCGCTTCAGCTACGCGCTCGGCGACGACGCGCTGATCGAGGGCGTGCGCCGCATCCAGGCGCTGCTCTCGGAGTAG
- the nusG gene encoding transcription termination/antitermination protein NusG, with the protein MTSENSNTPEADLESALDALVQSVDPVADAAVEDALEIDSAEEAAAAASAIVDEEVEEEAETAEDPYKAFKKDLRRRPGKWFVIHTYAGYERKVKSNLWNRRETMGAVDDIYEIQVPMEEVMEVKNGQRKMVTRVRIPGYVLVRMNLTEHTWSVVRHTPGVTGFVGNANNPVPLRINEAFEMLKSTVELEPAATAKGKAAANAAAQGNVEIDFEIGETITIKSGSFEGLPGTISEINPAAGKLTVLVSLFERETPVELSFDQVTKMV; encoded by the coding sequence ATGACCAGCGAGAACAGCAACACCCCCGAGGCCGATCTCGAGTCGGCTCTCGACGCGCTGGTGCAGTCGGTCGACCCGGTCGCCGATGCCGCAGTGGAGGACGCGCTCGAGATCGACAGCGCCGAGGAGGCCGCAGCGGCCGCGAGCGCGATCGTCGACGAGGAGGTCGAGGAGGAGGCCGAGACCGCCGAGGATCCCTACAAGGCGTTCAAGAAGGATCTGCGCCGTCGTCCCGGCAAGTGGTTCGTGATCCACACCTACGCCGGCTACGAGCGCAAGGTGAAGTCGAACCTCTGGAACCGTCGCGAGACGATGGGCGCGGTCGACGACATTTACGAGATCCAGGTCCCCATGGAAGAGGTCATGGAGGTCAAGAACGGCCAGCGCAAGATGGTGACGCGCGTGCGCATCCCCGGGTACGTGCTGGTGCGCATGAACCTCACGGAGCACACCTGGTCGGTCGTGCGCCACACGCCGGGCGTCACCGGCTTCGTGGGCAATGCCAACAACCCGGTCCCGCTGCGCATCAACGAGGCCTTCGAGATGCTCAAGAGCACCGTCGAACTCGAGCCCGCCGCCACCGCGAAGGGCAAGGCCGCCGCCAATGCGGCCGCGCAGGGCAACGTCGAGATCGACTTCGAGATCGGCGAGACCATCACGATCAAGTCCGGCTCCTTCGAGGGGCTGCCCGGCACGATCAGCGAGATCAACCCGGCCGCGGGCAAGCTCACCGTGCTCGTCTCGCTCTTCGAGCGCGAGACTCCGGTCGAGCTCAGCTTCGACCAGGTCACCAAGATGGTCTGA
- a CDS encoding TetR/AcrR family transcriptional regulator — MARGSTKQLITDAAVRVAAQHGISGASMDQIAEAAGVAKGSLYYNFASKDALFEQVIRDGFERLGDAIDAARDQVDPAEAPRAVAAATLETLRGNLDLAKLMASEVFRTDRPWAEAMELARSSVVVRFRDVLRDARASRGEGPASAAEASRAAEEITETAGAAFFGALAGACLDWLLFRPEQPVERVLDQVLRAI; from the coding sequence ATGGCACGGGGAAGTACGAAGCAGCTCATCACCGACGCGGCGGTGCGCGTCGCGGCGCAGCACGGGATCAGCGGCGCCTCGATGGATCAGATCGCCGAGGCTGCGGGCGTGGCAAAGGGCAGCCTCTACTACAACTTCGCCTCGAAGGATGCGCTCTTCGAGCAGGTGATCCGGGACGGGTTCGAGCGGCTCGGGGACGCGATCGACGCGGCCCGCGACCAGGTGGATCCTGCTGAGGCGCCCCGTGCGGTCGCCGCCGCGACGCTCGAGACGCTGCGAGGCAACCTCGACCTGGCGAAGCTCATGGCCTCGGAAGTGTTTCGCACGGACCGTCCGTGGGCGGAGGCCATGGAGCTGGCTCGATCCTCGGTGGTGGTGCGGTTCCGCGACGTGCTGCGCGACGCCCGGGCGTCGCGGGGCGAGGGTCCGGCGAGCGCCGCAGAGGCCTCTCGTGCCGCCGAGGAGATCACCGAGACGGCCGGGGCGGCCTTCTTCGGCGCCCTCGCCGGGGCCTGCCTCGACTGGTTGCTCTTCCGCCCCGAGCAGCCGGTGGAGCGGGTGCTCGACCAGGTGCTGCGCGCGATCTGA
- a CDS encoding aspartate aminotransferase family protein, whose protein sequence is MTDFIDLNGAEQSFGDSDAQREVRANDRQYVFHSWSAQNKIDPLPIAKGEGARFWDYDGNEFLDFSSQLVNLNLGHQHPGLVRAIQEQAGRLATIQPSIANDVRGELAKRIVEHSFDGARSVFFTNGGAEANEYAVRMARHHTGRQKVLARYRSYHGSTATAITATGDPRRWANGVLDAGVVHFFGPYPYRSEFFSESPEQETERALAHLEHTIQLEGPDTIAAIILETVTGTNGVLVPTPGYLAGVRALCDRYGIVMIADEVMVGFGRTGEWFAYQGFDVQPDLVTFAKGVNSGYVPLGGVVISEAIHNTFGDRAFPGGLTYSGHPLACAAGVATFDIFEEEGILERVRDLGSRVIAPRLAELAAKHPSVGEFRGLGLFWAMDLVLDRETREPLVPYNAAGEAAAPMNAVVAACKAGGLFPFVHFNRLQIAPPLVIGEDELVRGLDIIDAALDVADGYTTGA, encoded by the coding sequence ATGACCGACTTCATCGACCTGAACGGCGCCGAGCAGAGCTTCGGCGACTCCGACGCTCAGCGCGAGGTGCGCGCGAACGACCGACAGTACGTCTTCCACTCCTGGTCGGCGCAGAACAAGATCGATCCGCTGCCCATCGCCAAGGGCGAGGGCGCGCGCTTCTGGGACTACGACGGCAACGAGTTCCTGGACTTCTCCTCGCAGCTCGTCAACCTGAACCTGGGTCACCAGCACCCGGGCCTCGTGCGCGCGATCCAGGAGCAGGCCGGTCGCCTCGCGACGATCCAGCCGTCCATCGCCAACGACGTGCGCGGCGAGCTCGCCAAGCGCATCGTCGAGCACTCCTTCGATGGCGCGCGCTCGGTGTTCTTCACCAACGGCGGCGCCGAGGCCAACGAGTATGCGGTGCGCATGGCACGCCACCACACCGGCCGGCAGAAGGTGCTCGCGCGCTACCGCTCGTACCACGGCTCGACGGCGACGGCCATCACGGCGACCGGCGATCCGCGCCGCTGGGCGAACGGCGTGCTCGACGCCGGCGTGGTGCACTTCTTCGGGCCCTACCCGTACCGCTCCGAATTCTTCTCGGAGAGCCCCGAGCAGGAGACGGAGCGCGCGCTCGCGCACCTCGAGCACACCATCCAGCTCGAGGGTCCCGACACCATCGCGGCGATCATTCTCGAGACCGTCACCGGCACCAACGGCGTGCTCGTGCCGACGCCCGGCTACCTGGCCGGCGTGCGCGCGCTCTGTGACAGGTACGGCATCGTGATGATCGCCGACGAGGTCATGGTGGGCTTCGGCCGCACCGGGGAGTGGTTCGCCTACCAGGGCTTCGATGTGCAGCCCGATCTGGTGACCTTCGCGAAGGGCGTCAACTCCGGCTACGTGCCGCTCGGCGGCGTCGTCATCTCAGAGGCGATCCACAACACCTTCGGCGACCGGGCCTTCCCGGGCGGGCTCACCTACTCGGGCCACCCGCTGGCGTGCGCCGCGGGCGTCGCGACCTTCGACATCTTCGAGGAGGAGGGGATCCTCGAGCGGGTGCGGGATCTCGGCTCGCGCGTCATCGCACCGCGCCTGGCCGAGCTCGCCGCCAAGCACCCGTCGGTCGGGGAGTTCCGCGGTCTCGGACTGTTCTGGGCGATGGATCTGGTGCTGGATCGCGAGACCCGCGAGCCGCTCGTGCCGTACAACGCCGCCGGCGAGGCGGCCGCGCCGATGAACGCGGTGGTCGCGGCCTGCAAGGCCGGGGGACTGTTCCCGTTCGTGCACTTCAACCGCCTGCAGATCGCCCCGCCGCTGGTGATCGGCGAGGACGAGCTGGTGCGTGGCCTCGACATCATCGACGCGGCGCTCGACGTGGCCGACGGGTACACCACCGGCGCGTAG
- a CDS encoding CE1758 family FMN-dependent luciferase-like monooxygenase encodes MEFGIFSVSDVTRDPVADETPSEAERIQGLARIAVHAEEVGLDVFAIGEHHNPPFFSSSPTTFLAYIAAQTTTLKLSTSTTLITTNDPVRIAEEYAMLQHLAQGRMDLMLGRGNTAPVYPWFGKDIRSALPLALDNYNLLHRLWREDVVDYDGNFRTPLQGFTSTPRPLDDVPPFVWHGSIRTPEIAEQAAYYGDGFFANHLFAPSEHFLRLVRFYRERYEHYGHGTQQQAIVGLGGQAFIAKRSQDAVDRFRPYFDEAPVYGHGPRLEDFTSQTPLTVGSPQEVIDKTLGFREVFGDYQRQMFLVDHAGLPLKTVLEQLDLLGEEVIPVLRREMAKDRDPEVPESPTHASLVRAKYGDEPPRQPRPRANRGDNVTGGSPYLDSSPKSGAAFGL; translated from the coding sequence ATGGAATTCGGGATCTTCTCGGTCAGCGACGTCACCCGAGACCCCGTCGCCGACGAGACCCCCAGCGAGGCCGAGCGCATCCAGGGGCTCGCCCGCATCGCCGTGCACGCCGAGGAGGTGGGCCTCGACGTCTTCGCCATCGGCGAGCATCACAATCCACCCTTCTTCTCATCGAGCCCCACCACCTTCCTCGCCTATATCGCGGCGCAGACGACGACGCTCAAGCTCTCCACCAGCACCACGCTCATCACCACGAACGATCCCGTGCGCATCGCCGAGGAGTACGCGATGCTGCAGCACCTGGCGCAGGGCCGCATGGACCTGATGCTCGGCCGCGGCAATACCGCACCCGTCTACCCCTGGTTCGGCAAGGACATCCGCAGCGCGCTCCCCCTCGCGCTCGACAACTACAACCTGCTGCACCGTCTGTGGCGCGAGGACGTCGTCGACTACGACGGCAACTTTCGCACCCCGCTGCAGGGCTTCACCAGCACTCCGCGCCCCCTCGACGACGTGCCGCCGTTCGTGTGGCACGGGTCGATCCGCACGCCGGAGATCGCCGAGCAGGCCGCCTACTACGGCGACGGCTTCTTCGCCAACCACTTGTTCGCGCCCTCCGAGCACTTCCTGCGCCTGGTGCGTTTCTACCGCGAGCGCTACGAGCATTACGGCCACGGCACGCAACAGCAGGCGATCGTGGGTCTGGGCGGCCAGGCGTTCATCGCGAAGCGGTCGCAGGACGCCGTGGATCGCTTCCGCCCGTACTTCGACGAGGCGCCCGTCTACGGTCACGGTCCCCGGCTCGAGGATTTCACCAGCCAGACGCCACTCACCGTCGGCAGCCCGCAGGAGGTCATCGACAAGACCCTCGGCTTCCGCGAGGTCTTCGGCGACTACCAGCGCCAGATGTTCCTCGTCGACCACGCGGGGCTCCCCCTCAAGACGGTGCTCGAGCAGCTCGATCTGCTGGGCGAGGAGGTGATCCCGGTGCTGCGCCGCGAGATGGCGAAGGATCGGGATCCCGAGGTGCCCGAGAGCCCCACCCACGCCTCACTCGTGCGGGCCAAGTACGGCGACGAGCCGCCGCGCCAGCCGCGCCCGCGGGCGAACCGCGGTGATAACGTGACGGGCGGATCCCCCTACCTCGATTCATCGCCGAAGAGCGGCGCGGCCTTCGGGCTCTGA
- a CDS encoding MarR family winged helix-turn-helix transcriptional regulator, with protein sequence MNARTDLRLANEAWEAVMTAHAALMSGFAAEDMWSEVGMREYDVLYTLAKGDEPMRICEIQDGVLLSQPALSRMVDRLAGRGLVRREADAEDGRAVRVSLTDAGARIQREVGRAHAKSVGRELGSALSADEMRELQRLCRKLVA encoded by the coding sequence ATGAACGCACGCACCGACCTCAGGCTCGCCAACGAGGCCTGGGAAGCGGTCATGACCGCCCACGCCGCGCTCATGAGCGGCTTCGCCGCGGAGGACATGTGGAGCGAGGTCGGCATGCGCGAGTACGACGTGCTCTACACCCTCGCGAAGGGCGACGAGCCGATGCGGATCTGCGAGATCCAGGACGGCGTGCTGCTCAGTCAGCCGGCGCTCTCGCGCATGGTCGACCGACTGGCGGGGCGCGGCCTGGTGCGCCGCGAGGCAGACGCCGAGGACGGGCGGGCGGTGCGCGTGTCGCTCACCGATGCCGGCGCGCGCATCCAGCGCGAGGTGGGACGCGCGCACGCGAAGAGCGTGGGCCGCGAGCTCGGATCCGCGCTCAGCGCCGACGAGATGCGGGAGCTCCAGCGCCTCTGCCGCAAGCTCGTCGCGTAG
- a CDS encoding CE1759 family FMN reductase produces the protein MSAANAAAGSTPEDPATPHDQITLEKARQHMNAPFDGAAQRTTAEPGQPAPPRTLAVITAGTSDPSTTTMLATRVADRAVALAARRGFELGVRLIDLRALAADITTALVAQHVSPELQRASDTLRDADALVASTPVYKAGPSGLFTSFFQVLDNDLLIGTPVALAATAGSARHALVVDEQLRGLFAYLRTVTAPTSLFAAPEDWNDRGFGGRIERAAGELVALVAGGFRTAVRGDAWGSYQHSYGSAGGAELGIDLDSDLMRLATGGR, from the coding sequence GTGAGCGCAGCGAACGCAGCCGCAGGATCCACACCCGAGGATCCTGCGACACCCCACGATCAGATCACTCTCGAGAAAGCACGACAGCACATGAACGCACCATTCGACGGAGCCGCTCAGCGCACGACCGCGGAGCCGGGGCAGCCCGCACCGCCCCGCACCCTCGCGGTGATCACCGCCGGCACGAGCGATCCCTCCACGACCACGATGCTCGCGACCCGGGTCGCAGACCGCGCCGTCGCGCTGGCAGCACGGCGCGGCTTCGAACTGGGCGTGCGCCTCATCGATCTCCGGGCCCTGGCCGCGGACATCACGACCGCCCTCGTCGCGCAGCACGTCTCGCCCGAGCTGCAGCGCGCGAGCGACACGCTGCGCGACGCCGACGCGCTCGTCGCGTCGACTCCGGTCTACAAGGCCGGACCCAGCGGCCTGTTCACGTCCTTCTTCCAGGTGCTCGACAACGACCTGCTCATCGGCACTCCCGTCGCGCTGGCCGCGACCGCGGGCAGCGCGCGCCACGCGCTCGTGGTCGACGAGCAGTTGCGCGGCCTCTTCGCCTACCTGCGCACGGTCACGGCGCCCACGTCGCTCTTCGCGGCCCCCGAAGATTGGAACGACCGCGGCTTCGGCGGGCGGATCGAGCGCGCGGCCGGCGAGCTCGTGGCGCTCGTGGCCGGAGGCTTCCGCACGGCGGTGCGCGGCGATGCGTGGGGCAGCTACCAGCACTCCTACGGCAGCGCTGGCGGCGCCGAGCTCGGCATCGACCTCGACTCCGACCTCATGCGCCTCGCGACCGGCGGCCGCTAG
- the secE gene encoding preprotein translocase subunit SecE, with the protein MSSSEVEESGGLVERAKADREAKRNWFSRIVLFVQQVIAELKKVVTPTRKELINYTLVVIAFVIIMMALVWALDQVFGFVTVFIFGTPLG; encoded by the coding sequence GTGAGCAGCAGCGAGGTCGAGGAGAGCGGCGGACTGGTCGAGCGCGCCAAAGCCGACCGCGAGGCGAAGCGCAACTGGTTCAGCCGGATCGTCCTCTTCGTGCAGCAGGTGATCGCCGAGCTCAAGAAGGTCGTCACGCCGACTCGCAAGGAGCTCATCAACTACACCCTGGTGGTGATCGCCTTCGTGATCATCATGATGGCCCTCGTCTGGGCGCTCGATCAGGTGTTCGGCTTCGTCACCGTCTTCATCTTCGGAACGCCGCTCGGCTGA